The Hippoglossus hippoglossus isolate fHipHip1 chromosome 19, fHipHip1.pri, whole genome shotgun sequence genome has a segment encoding these proteins:
- the mfsd1l gene encoding major facilitator superfamily domain-containing protein 1 produces MAEPAERAYYRFGVLFFNCLLTFGSYFCFDIPSVLQDQFQGNLTCPNMTVINGTVDCVVGLGMNPQQYNLLYAIYAWTNAVVVIIAGFLIDKLGNRFGVFLFSFLCVLGSSLFALGSHFKGTPYLLPLMLTGRLLFGSGNGSLTIVQNRITAFWFKGKELALAFGLTLAFSRLGSVLNFFLTQNFEEKYGMQWTLWGGTLLCVLGFISAIVVSTMDKVGMKQLGLDGAIQEQSRKVRIQDVRLLSLRYWLLVLTIMFFYNGIFPFIADASKFIQDKYTGYSQKEAAYIAGAVYDSSLVLSASVGILIDFVGLRGIFAVACAVLTLPVFGLLAFTFVPPLVSTIWLGITYSFAASSMWPSIPLVVPQATLGTAMGLATSIQMVGIGVSNLVVGQILGSKSSETKIPLWRWQRMMIFMLANTISCIVTSVLLNVVDHRQGGTLNKTTKKSGQAESDSDREPLTQGEEEPNNDEDDEAVRSNSINS; encoded by the exons ATGGCGGAGCCGGCTGAGAGAG CGTATTATCGCTTTGGCGTGCTGTTCTTCAACTGTCTGCTGACGTTTGGCTCCTACTTCTGCTTCGACATCCCCAGCGTTCTGCAGGATCAGTTCCAAGGG AACCTGACATGTCCCAATATGACAGTGATCAATGGGACAGTGGACTGTGTGGTGGGACTGGGGATGAACCCTCAGCAGTACAATCTTCTCTATGCTATCTATGCCTGGAC GAATGCAGTAGTGGTGATCATCGCCGGGTTCCTGATTGACAAATTAGGAAATCGCT TCGGcgtgtttctcttctctttcctgtgTGTCTTGGGCTCGTCACTGTTTGCCCTGGGTTCCCACTTCAAAGGGACGCCCTATCTGCTGCCGCTGATGCTCACAGGCCGACTGCTGTTTGGATCAGGCAACGGATCTCTGACCA TCGTTCAGAACCGCATCACAGCCTTCTGGTTCAAAGGGAAGGAGCTGGCCTTGGCCTTCGGTCTGACCCTGGCGTTCTCGCGCCTGGGTTCGGTCCTGAACTTCTTCCTCACCCAGAACTTTGAGGAAAAATACGGCATGCAGTGGACCCTCTGGGGGG GTACGCTGTTATGTGTGCTGGGCTTTATATCAGCAATTGTTGTCAGTACGATGGACAAGGTTGGGATGAAGCAGCTTGGTCTCGATGGAGCCATTCAAGAGCAGTCTCGCAAAGTG aGAATTCAGGATGTTAGGCTTCTGTCGCTAAGATACTGGCTCCTGGTTCTCACCATCATGTTCTTCTACAACGGTATCTTTCCATTCATTGCAGATGCCAG TAAGTTCATTCAGGATAAGTACACTGGCTACAGTCAGAAGGAGGCGGCCTATATCGCGGGGGCAGTTTATGACAGCTCACTGGTCCTCTCAGCCAGTGTGGGCATTCTCATA gATTTTGTGGGTCTGCGGGGCATCTTTGCGGTGGCCTGTGCCGTCCTCACGCTGCCTGTGTTCGGACTCCTGGCCTTCACCTTCGTGCCTCCTCTGGTCTCCACCATATGGCTGGGAATCACCTACTCCTTCGCTGCT TCGAGCATGTGGCCATCCATTCCCCTCGTTGTACCTCAGGCGACCCTGGGAACAGCCATGGGCCTGGCCACCTCCATACAGATGGTCGGGATAGGGGTGTCCAATCTGGTTGTCGGACAGATTTTAGGCTCCAAGTCTAG TGAAACAAAGATTCCGTTGTGGCGTTGGCAGAGGATGATGATCTTCATGTTGGCCAACACCATCAGCTGCATCGTCACCTCAGTGCTGCTCAACGTTGTCGaccacagacag ggCGGGACCCTGAACAAGACGACTAAGAAGTCAGGGCAGGCAGAGAGCGACTCGGACAGAGAGCCACTCACCCAGGGAGAGGAAGAGCCAAACAacgatgaggatgatgaggcgGTCAGATCTAATTCAATCAACTCATGA